One segment of Enterobacter ludwigii DNA contains the following:
- a CDS encoding GNAT family N-acetyltransferase codes for MSAVDILSETEVEVRDALPDDVHAIAAIYAWHVLHGRASFEEVPPTIDEMRQRMKSVDENGLPWLVALYRGIVVGYCYATPYRPRHAYRYTLEESIYVDASTTGRGFGSVLMDALIARCEQGPWRQMIAVVGDGNNNAGSLRLHKKYGFEIVGQLRSVGYKKGDWRDTVIMQRSLNDGDWTLPE; via the coding sequence CCGAAGTGGAAGTGCGCGATGCCCTTCCCGACGATGTGCATGCTATCGCCGCTATCTACGCCTGGCATGTGCTTCACGGGCGCGCATCCTTTGAAGAAGTTCCCCCCACCATTGATGAAATGCGTCAGCGAATGAAAAGCGTGGACGAGAATGGCTTACCGTGGCTTGTCGCACTGTATCGCGGCATCGTCGTAGGCTACTGCTACGCGACGCCTTACCGTCCGCGCCATGCCTATCGCTACACTCTGGAAGAGTCGATTTACGTGGATGCGAGTACTACCGGTCGTGGTTTTGGCTCCGTCCTGATGGATGCGCTGATCGCCCGCTGCGAGCAAGGTCCGTGGCGGCAGATGATTGCCGTTGTGGGGGATGGCAACAACAATGCCGGCTCGTTACGGCTGCATAAGAAATACGGCTTCGAAATCGTCGGTCAGTTACGTAGCGTTGGGTATAAGAAAGGTGACTGGCGGGATACGGTGATCATGCAGCGCTCACTCAATGACGGAGACTGGACGCTGCCGGAGTAA